The following proteins are encoded in a genomic region of Synechococcus sp. ROS8604:
- the rplU gene encoding 50S ribosomal protein L21, with translation MAETSSTSSQTTPETGSYAIIEASGQQFWVQPNRYYDLDRLHADVDAKITLDKVLLVKNGDVATVGKPYVQGARVELKVMAHRRGQKVIVYKMRPKKKTRRKNGHRQELTRVMVESISVGGNAIS, from the coding sequence ATGGCAGAAACCAGTAGCACCAGCTCACAAACCACTCCAGAGACAGGCTCATACGCCATTATCGAAGCCTCTGGGCAGCAATTTTGGGTGCAACCCAACCGTTATTACGATCTCGACCGTCTGCATGCAGACGTCGACGCCAAGATCACCCTCGACAAGGTGCTCCTCGTCAAGAACGGTGACGTCGCCACCGTTGGCAAGCCGTACGTCCAGGGCGCCAGAGTGGAGCTCAAAGTGATGGCCCACCGTCGCGGTCAGAAAGTGATCGTTTATAAAATGCGCCCTAAAAAGAAGACACGCCGTAAGAATGGTCATAGACAGGAGCTCACACGAGTGATGGTCGAATCCATTTCCGTCGGCGGCAATGCCATCAGCTGA
- the kaiC gene encoding circadian clock protein KaiC, whose amino-acid sequence MQISSSSGSSQMQVQKLPTGIEGFDDVCHGGLPVGRSTLISGTSGTGKTVFSLHFLHNGIAHYDEPGIFVTFEESPLDILRNAASFGWNLQEMVEQDKLFILDASPDPDGQDVAGSFDLSGLIERINYAIRKYKAKRVAIDSITAVFQQYDAVFVVRREIFRLIARLKEIGVTTVMTTERIDEYGPIARYGVEEFVSDNVVILRNVLEGERRRRTVEILKLRGTTHMKGEFPFTMGAHGISIFPLGAMRLTQRSSNVRVSSGVPRLDEMCGGGYFKDSIILATGATGTGKTLLVSKFIEDACSNKERAILFAYEESRAQLLRNGTSWGIDFEQMEQDGLLKIICAYPESTGLEDHLQIIKTEISQFKPTRMAIDSLSALARGVSHNAFRQFVIGVTGYAKQEEIAGFFTNTSEEFMGSHSITDSHISTITDTILLLQYVEIRGEMARALNVFKMRGSWHDRGIREFLITGNGPQIKDSFSNFERIISGVPHRVTMDERSELSRIARGVAPE is encoded by the coding sequence ATGCAGATTTCTAGCTCAAGTGGTTCTTCTCAGATGCAGGTCCAGAAGCTTCCGACTGGAATCGAGGGCTTTGATGATGTGTGTCATGGCGGCTTGCCAGTTGGACGCAGCACCCTGATTAGCGGAACGTCCGGAACGGGTAAAACAGTTTTTTCCTTGCATTTCCTCCATAACGGAATTGCGCATTACGATGAGCCGGGGATTTTTGTCACGTTTGAGGAGTCGCCGCTCGATATTTTGCGTAACGCAGCAAGTTTTGGCTGGAACTTGCAGGAGATGGTCGAGCAAGACAAGCTCTTTATTCTTGATGCCTCACCGGATCCAGATGGTCAGGATGTGGCGGGAAGCTTCGATCTGTCTGGACTGATTGAAAGAATTAATTACGCCATCCGAAAGTACAAAGCCAAAAGGGTGGCAATCGATTCGATTACGGCGGTCTTTCAGCAGTACGACGCCGTGTTTGTTGTGCGCCGGGAGATCTTTCGTCTCATCGCCCGGCTGAAGGAGATCGGTGTCACCACTGTGATGACCACTGAGCGCATCGACGAATATGGGCCCATCGCGCGGTATGGCGTTGAAGAGTTTGTGTCTGACAATGTTGTGATCCTGCGCAATGTGCTGGAGGGCGAGCGCCGACGGCGCACCGTTGAGATTCTCAAGTTGCGAGGTACCACCCATATGAAGGGGGAGTTTCCGTTCACGATGGGTGCCCATGGGATCAGCATCTTCCCTCTTGGCGCGATGAGGCTGACGCAGCGTTCATCCAATGTGCGTGTGAGTTCGGGCGTGCCGCGGCTGGATGAGATGTGTGGTGGCGGGTATTTCAAGGATTCGATCATTCTTGCGACCGGAGCAACTGGTACCGGTAAAACGCTGCTGGTCTCCAAATTTATTGAAGACGCATGCAGTAATAAAGAGCGTGCGATTTTATTTGCTTATGAAGAATCGCGTGCTCAGTTGCTACGCAATGGCACGAGTTGGGGCATTGATTTTGAGCAGATGGAGCAAGATGGCTTGCTGAAGATCATCTGCGCTTACCCAGAATCGACTGGTCTGGAAGATCACCTCCAGATTATTAAAACTGAAATTAGTCAATTCAAGCCCACGCGCATGGCGATTGACTCCCTATCAGCGCTCGCACGTGGTGTTAGCCATAACGCCTTTAGGCAGTTTGTGATCGGGGTGACTGGATATGCCAAACAGGAGGAAATCGCGGGATTCTTTACGAATACGTCGGAAGAATTTATGGGAAGTCATTCAATTACAGACTCGCACATTTCTACCATCACTGACACGATTTTGTTGCTTCAATATGTAGAAATTCGTGGTGAGATGGCTCGCGCTCTCAATGTCTTCAAAATGCGTGGATCTTGGCATGATCGCGGAATTCGTGAATTCTTGATCACCGGTAATGGTCCCCAAATTAAGGATTCATTCTCGAACTTTGAAAGAATTATTAGTGGCGTTCCGCATCGCGTGACGATGGATGAGCGAAGTGAATTGTCGCGTATCGCTCGTGGAGTGGCTCCAGAGTAG
- a CDS encoding DUF3303 domain-containing protein — protein sequence MTFLMHWSFKTGYHAIAAKKFLSTGAPFPECKSWKRFHGPGSVEGWILVEADNADACYEHAAEWAECLDWEVTPVLTDDQAAPFMAKVYS from the coding sequence ATGACATTTTTAATGCATTGGTCATTTAAAACTGGTTATCACGCCATTGCCGCTAAAAAGTTTTTATCCACAGGGGCTCCATTCCCTGAATGCAAATCATGGAAGCGGTTTCACGGTCCTGGCTCAGTAGAAGGCTGGATTTTGGTGGAAGCAGATAATGCTGATGCCTGCTACGAACACGCTGCCGAATGGGCCGAGTGCTTGGATTGGGAAGTGACCCCCGTTCTTACGGACGATCAGGCAGCTCCCTTCATGGCCAAGGTTTACAGCTGA
- a CDS encoding CCRG-2 family RiPP, which translates to MNNAELSLDQLQIMAGGGVENKFAKILKPELKVKEIKIPNPFVYDLDSAVKWGASSGPFLPKPNYASQNMYRGF; encoded by the coding sequence ATGAATAACGCTGAACTCAGCCTCGATCAGCTGCAAATAATGGCAGGTGGAGGTGTTGAAAACAAGTTCGCAAAAATTCTCAAGCCGGAACTGAAAGTGAAAGAGATCAAGATCCCTAACCCTTTTGTCTACGATCTCGATAGTGCTGTGAAATGGGGAGCTTCTTCAGGACCATTTCTGCCTAAGCCAAACTATGCCTCCCAAAATATGTATCGAGGTTTCTGA
- a CDS encoding MFS transporter: protein MFNSREQSRITSSWKRIVAVGVEGFASGLPLMSVSTLLQGWLTANGIPIATIGLLGLTELPYTLKLFWAPLMDHWAIPWPDRRRGWIALLQLMIGIGLVSFARFGATISTNEIIAIGVAAFVIAILSASQDVVVDAYRTDLLAPPERGGGAASATLGYRGAMLFIGAGCFVIAGQFGWQTSFITAGSAMLVIAPITLAAPILPAIQNPVPTLRGAVLGPSREFITRTGRKRGVLILLLVMLYRWPDGLLGLMAVPFLIQSGFSPETIGTVQGGWGIGAAIAGTAVGGLFFSKLGLNRALWVYGVIGAFSNLAYWALARFGGGFKGLLVAVSVENFCSGMMVSAFLALLMSLCNPRFSAAQYALLSGIYALSRSLLSTPGGVIASQVGWSTFFALTMAAAVPSLLLLCVLAPWKERLPRGAFDLSRDAA from the coding sequence ATGTTCAATTCAAGAGAGCAAAGCAGAATCACTTCAAGCTGGAAACGGATTGTCGCCGTAGGAGTGGAGGGCTTTGCAAGTGGTCTTCCACTGATGTCAGTTAGCACGCTGCTTCAGGGATGGCTAACCGCTAATGGGATTCCGATTGCAACGATTGGGCTTCTTGGACTCACAGAACTGCCCTACACCCTCAAATTGTTTTGGGCGCCCCTGATGGACCACTGGGCCATCCCATGGCCAGACCGGCGCCGAGGATGGATCGCCCTCCTACAGCTAATGATCGGCATTGGCTTGGTGAGTTTCGCCCGTTTCGGGGCAACAATTTCCACAAATGAGATTATCGCGATCGGCGTTGCTGCTTTTGTGATTGCGATATTGAGCGCATCTCAAGATGTTGTCGTTGATGCCTATCGGACGGACCTGCTAGCTCCACCCGAACGGGGCGGAGGTGCGGCATCAGCAACACTCGGTTACCGAGGCGCCATGTTGTTTATTGGCGCCGGCTGCTTCGTGATCGCGGGCCAATTTGGCTGGCAAACATCCTTCATCACGGCTGGAAGCGCCATGTTGGTGATTGCGCCCATCACCCTAGCTGCTCCAATACTCCCTGCAATCCAAAACCCGGTTCCAACCCTCAGGGGAGCCGTTCTTGGACCTTCCCGTGAATTCATCACTCGGACAGGCCGAAAGCGGGGCGTTCTGATTTTGCTCCTTGTGATGCTGTATCGCTGGCCCGATGGGCTTCTGGGTTTGATGGCCGTTCCATTCCTGATCCAAAGCGGGTTCTCTCCAGAAACGATTGGCACGGTTCAGGGAGGCTGGGGCATTGGCGCTGCAATCGCTGGCACTGCGGTCGGTGGACTCTTTTTTTCCAAGCTAGGGCTCAATCGTGCTCTATGGGTCTATGGCGTGATCGGGGCCTTCAGCAACCTCGCCTACTGGGCACTAGCTCGATTTGGAGGCGGCTTCAAAGGTCTTCTGGTCGCTGTGAGCGTAGAGAACTTCTGTAGCGGAATGATGGTGAGTGCCTTTTTAGCACTGCTGATGAGTTTATGTAATCCTCGCTTTTCTGCCGCTCAATATGCACTTTTATCTGGAATTTATGCCCTCAGCCGATCACTCTTGTCCACGCCTGGAGGCGTGATTGCAAGTCAGGTGGGCTGGAGTACGTTTTTTGCTCTCACGATGGCAGCGGCGGTTCCATCTCTACTCTTGTTGTGCGTGTTGGCTCCATGGAAAGAACGCTTGCCCCGCGGTGCATTCGACCTCAGTCGAGACGCGGCCTAA
- the truB gene encoding tRNA pseudouridine(55) synthase TruB: MDAPLGFVVIDKPSGLTSHACVSRMRRVLKTKRVGHGGTLDPAVTGVLPIAVGQATRLLPYLPGEKTYRGVIQLGTSTNTDDLQGEVVAVQNWPRLSLEDIDQALDPFRGSIAQRPPQVSAVHVNGERAYARARRGEVMDLPARSVTIHTLSLEHWDSEQGKLTVEVHCSAGTYIRSLARDLGQSLGCGGCLNWLRRTQALGFVEAHAIALPVHPNEQNTSGLEPLTLIPPQLALTHLPTRTLSEGERDDWSCGRAIPHQNGTGATVVLSSDDIMLGIGLANSEDQLRPKVVFEARG, translated from the coding sequence TTGGATGCACCACTTGGCTTCGTGGTGATCGACAAGCCATCAGGTCTCACCTCCCATGCCTGCGTGAGCCGGATGCGTCGCGTGCTCAAAACCAAAAGAGTGGGGCATGGAGGCACGCTTGACCCTGCAGTGACTGGCGTGCTGCCCATTGCCGTGGGCCAGGCCACCCGACTGCTTCCCTACCTGCCAGGAGAGAAAACCTATCGGGGTGTGATCCAGCTGGGGACCAGCACGAACACCGATGATCTTCAGGGAGAGGTCGTTGCGGTTCAAAACTGGCCGCGATTGAGTCTGGAGGACATCGATCAGGCGCTCGATCCGTTCCGCGGCAGCATCGCGCAGCGCCCTCCACAGGTTTCGGCGGTTCACGTGAACGGTGAACGCGCTTATGCCAGGGCCCGCCGCGGTGAAGTGATGGACTTACCTGCCCGCAGTGTGACCATCCACACACTTTCACTTGAGCATTGGGATTCAGAGCAAGGAAAGCTCACTGTTGAGGTGCACTGCTCCGCTGGCACCTACATCCGTTCCTTGGCAAGAGATCTTGGCCAGTCGCTCGGATGTGGCGGCTGCCTCAACTGGCTGAGGCGCACCCAAGCGCTGGGATTCGTAGAAGCCCATGCCATCGCACTCCCAGTGCATCCCAATGAACAGAACACTTCAGGGCTGGAGCCGCTCACCCTCATTCCTCCCCAACTCGCCTTAACGCACCTCCCCACACGAACACTCTCCGAAGGCGAGCGGGACGACTGGAGCTGCGGACGCGCGATTCCCCATCAAAATGGAACCGGGGCCACCGTGGTTCTCAGTTCAGACGACATCATGCTGGGAATCGGACTCGCCAACAGCGAAGACCAGCTCAGACCCAAGGTCGTGTTTGAAGCGCGCGGCTGA
- a CDS encoding circadian clock protein KaiA produces the protein MSRPALTIAFLLRSPELESACCQWLPGNRYTRVDLGLEDSAVDVVSALERQREAVDAVVIEQSLLEEETREDLLARGLLFPAVVVGELMGRVDYHPEEVHLPGDQLEQLGYNVDAAISRFLRHGQKDIRPEDGSAESDQVGGQPEGSAWKLSSRLQERLGYLGVFYKRDPSRFLANLPPHEQRELLQSLQRTYRDLLIGYFRDPAAANQALESFVNTAFFGDLPITQTVEIHMNLIDDFWKQLRLEGHKDDFLQDYRLALLDVMAHLCEMYRRSVPGDIPLVPSGSQRRQLQDSEVTL, from the coding sequence ATGAGCAGGCCGGCACTCACGATTGCGTTCTTGTTGAGGTCGCCTGAGCTTGAATCGGCTTGCTGTCAGTGGTTGCCTGGCAATCGCTACACCAGGGTTGACCTTGGACTTGAGGATTCTGCCGTCGATGTCGTTTCCGCTTTGGAGCGACAACGGGAGGCTGTTGATGCCGTTGTGATTGAACAATCTCTTCTGGAAGAGGAGACACGAGAGGACTTATTGGCTCGTGGCTTGCTCTTTCCTGCCGTTGTGGTGGGCGAATTGATGGGGCGTGTCGATTACCACCCCGAAGAAGTCCACCTGCCAGGCGACCAGCTCGAGCAGCTGGGCTACAACGTTGACGCAGCGATTTCACGGTTTCTGCGTCACGGGCAGAAAGATATTCGCCCTGAAGATGGATCCGCTGAATCGGATCAGGTTGGTGGTCAGCCCGAGGGCAGTGCCTGGAAGTTGTCCAGTCGTTTGCAGGAAAGGCTGGGTTACCTCGGGGTCTTCTACAAGCGCGATCCCTCTCGATTCTTGGCCAATCTTCCGCCCCATGAACAGCGTGAGTTGCTGCAGTCGCTGCAGCGCACCTACCGAGATTTATTGATTGGTTATTTCCGTGACCCCGCGGCGGCCAACCAGGCTTTAGAGAGTTTTGTCAATACCGCTTTTTTTGGCGACTTGCCCATTACCCAAACCGTTGAGATCCATATGAATCTGATTGACGACTTTTGGAAACAACTCAGACTTGAAGGACATAAAGACGACTTCCTTCAGGATTACCGCCTTGCACTGCTGGACGTCATGGCTCACCTTTGCGAAATGTACCGACGTTCGGTCCCTGGAGATATTCCCTTGGTTCCCTCAGGATCTCAGCGTCGCCAGCTTCAGGATTCGGAGGTGACCTTGTGA
- a CDS encoding oxaloacetate decarboxylase: MTSATGTSADLRALLSQEACHVMPCCFDALSARIVEQAGCPLTFMSGFSVAAARAGLPDTGLLTVTEMLDQGRALCDAVSIPVIGDGDTGHGNAANVQRTMHQFKQAGFAGIMLEDQVSPKRCGHTGVKEVVPRDLAIERISAAVDARRQGADLVIVARTDARSAFAERFGEERALDEALWRLKAFADLGADVLFFEAPRSDEEMLRFCSEVPGKRMANMLEGGVTPLLLPEQLGAMGFHLVAYPLTLLASAAYAMRQAVTDLQNGKTPDNMLSFSELKDLVRFDAYDEAVSKTDT, encoded by the coding sequence GTGACCTCAGCAACAGGAACCAGCGCGGATTTACGGGCGTTGTTGTCACAAGAAGCCTGCCATGTCATGCCCTGTTGCTTTGATGCCCTATCGGCAAGGATTGTGGAACAAGCGGGCTGTCCGCTCACGTTCATGAGTGGCTTTTCGGTGGCTGCAGCCCGTGCTGGTTTGCCTGATACGGGTCTGCTCACGGTCACAGAAATGCTGGATCAGGGTCGTGCTCTTTGTGATGCCGTTTCGATTCCAGTGATCGGTGATGGTGATACAGGCCATGGCAATGCGGCCAATGTGCAGCGCACCATGCATCAGTTCAAGCAGGCAGGGTTTGCTGGGATTATGCTTGAAGATCAGGTCTCTCCCAAGCGCTGTGGGCATACGGGGGTGAAGGAGGTAGTCCCGCGTGATCTCGCGATCGAGCGCATCAGCGCTGCGGTTGATGCCCGCCGCCAGGGAGCCGATCTCGTGATCGTGGCGAGAACGGATGCGCGATCGGCTTTTGCGGAACGCTTTGGCGAGGAGCGTGCACTTGATGAAGCGCTTTGGAGATTAAAAGCATTTGCTGATCTTGGTGCTGACGTGCTTTTTTTTGAGGCGCCACGTTCAGACGAAGAGATGCTTCGCTTTTGCAGCGAGGTACCGGGAAAGCGCATGGCGAACATGTTGGAGGGAGGGGTGACGCCCTTGCTATTGCCCGAACAACTCGGCGCCATGGGGTTTCATTTAGTGGCCTATCCCCTAACCCTGCTTGCATCCGCCGCGTACGCCATGCGGCAAGCGGTGACGGATCTTCAGAACGGAAAAACACCAGACAACATGCTCAGTTTTTCTGAACTGAAGGATTTGGTGAGATTTGATGCCTATGACGAGGCTGTGAGTAAAACAGACACCTAA
- a CDS encoding acyltransferase family protein, whose translation MHLWSDYFLFFLGCKAASHQWLERMNNRHALRWLQLSLLITLVFMAANHAPFQVPLNETDSQTFTPIMKFLTPLIGWGYMAAILAWSQDHQQPEQHWLVKAGKDSFGAYLIHIPLLAGTMITSYSLGEETSGCLD comes from the coding sequence ATGCACCTTTGGAGTGATTACTTTTTATTCTTTTTGGGATGTAAAGCAGCATCGCATCAATGGTTAGAACGTATGAACAATCGGCACGCATTGCGATGGCTACAACTTTCATTACTGATCACACTGGTATTCATGGCTGCAAACCACGCACCATTTCAAGTCCCCCTTAACGAGACAGACTCGCAAACGTTTACGCCAATCATGAAATTTTTAACACCACTCATTGGCTGGGGATATATGGCCGCAATTTTAGCTTGGAGTCAAGACCACCAACAGCCAGAACAGCATTGGCTTGTCAAGGCAGGCAAGGATAGTTTTGGCGCCTATTTAATCCACATACCACTCCTCGCAGGAACCATGATCACCTCCTATTCTCTGGGGGAAGAAACATCTGGTTGCTTGGATTAG
- a CDS encoding bifunctional 2-polyprenyl-6-hydroxyphenol methylase/3-demethylubiquinol 3-O-methyltransferase UbiG translates to MQRLSNSPRVDIETFLDSGFSVRAHLAEHLQLTLEQVDQRLPDGKDDLAALHPGAFQADQASEFYESTVGTGHLFELAAWHLSSSDYIADTLRLQEDFARGTVLDFGGGIGTHALAAAALDAVDRVHFVDLNPQNRAFVWSRAVALGLEHKMSMHRDLSDLTDQRFDTVVCLDVLEHLPDPSDQLMQFHALMSEDARALLNWYFFKGHSGEYPFHFDAPDLVDCFFRTLQSHFLEVFHPLLITTRVYTPLSVTP, encoded by the coding sequence ATGCAACGTCTCAGCAATTCTCCCCGCGTGGACATCGAGACCTTCTTGGATAGCGGCTTTTCTGTTCGTGCCCATTTGGCTGAACACCTTCAGCTCACGCTGGAGCAGGTTGACCAGCGATTACCCGATGGCAAGGATGATTTAGCCGCACTCCATCCGGGTGCTTTTCAAGCGGATCAAGCTTCGGAGTTTTATGAAAGCACCGTAGGGACGGGGCATCTCTTTGAGTTGGCGGCTTGGCATCTCAGCAGTTCTGATTACATCGCGGACACGCTGCGTTTGCAGGAGGATTTCGCTCGAGGCACCGTTCTTGATTTTGGAGGAGGGATCGGCACCCACGCTCTGGCTGCAGCGGCATTGGACGCTGTTGATCGGGTTCATTTCGTTGATCTGAATCCACAGAACAGGGCGTTCGTTTGGTCCAGGGCTGTGGCTCTTGGACTGGAACACAAGATGTCGATGCATCGTGATCTTTCAGATCTCACTGACCAACGTTTCGATACGGTCGTTTGTCTTGATGTATTGGAGCACCTCCCTGATCCGTCGGATCAGCTCATGCAATTTCATGCACTCATGAGTGAGGATGCACGAGCTTTATTAAACTGGTACTTCTTTAAAGGTCACAGCGGCGAATATCCTTTTCACTTTGATGCCCCTGATCTTGTTGATTGCTTTTTTCGTACATTGCAATCGCATTTTCTTGAGGTCTTTCACCCATTGTTAATCACCACAAGGGTCTATACACCACTAAGTGTTACCCCCTAG
- a CDS encoding cupin domain-containing protein — protein sequence MTANLSRTFLRNKAIKNLFITLSFVFTTSILWPSFANSDEGHSASHGVKVEVLANSTKMWNGIVLPSYPKGQPNIKILRIQVSSGVTLPWHYHPVINAAVILQGTLELKLKDGTKKTYQQGDALIEVVNTIHEGKALGATDVDLIVFYAGEKDVPTTVLIDPQNNQ from the coding sequence ATGACCGCGAACCTATCAAGAACATTCTTACGAAATAAGGCAATCAAAAATCTTTTCATTACCTTATCTTTCGTCTTTACAACATCAATCTTGTGGCCATCATTCGCAAACAGCGATGAGGGGCACTCAGCAAGCCATGGAGTCAAGGTTGAGGTATTAGCAAACTCCACTAAAATGTGGAATGGGATCGTGTTACCCAGCTATCCCAAGGGACAGCCCAATATCAAAATACTTCGGATCCAAGTGTCAAGTGGAGTGACATTACCCTGGCACTACCATCCTGTGATCAATGCCGCCGTCATTCTCCAGGGAACACTAGAGCTCAAATTAAAAGATGGCACTAAAAAGACTTACCAACAAGGCGATGCTCTCATAGAAGTTGTCAACACGATTCACGAAGGCAAAGCATTAGGAGCAACCGATGTAGATCTGATTGTATTTTATGCGGGAGAGAAAGATGTGCCAACCACAGTTCTCATCGATCCTCAAAACAATCAGTAG
- the kaiB gene encoding circadian clock protein KaiB — protein MSPRKTYILKLYVAGNTPNSMRALKTLRNILETEFKGVYALKVIDVLKNPQLAEEDKILATPTLSKILPPPVRRIIGDLSDRERVLIGLDLLYDELVDNSHGSSLMDALEDPDIPEADS, from the coding sequence GTGAGCCCCCGGAAGACTTACATCCTCAAGCTCTATGTAGCTGGGAACACGCCGAATTCGATGCGTGCACTCAAAACGCTTCGAAATATCCTTGAAACTGAATTCAAAGGTGTTTACGCCTTGAAGGTCATTGATGTCTTGAAAAATCCTCAGCTTGCAGAAGAGGACAAAATTCTGGCTACACCCACGTTGTCCAAAATTCTTCCGCCCCCTGTGCGTCGGATTATTGGAGACCTTTCTGATCGCGAACGGGTGCTGATCGGACTCGATCTTCTTTACGACGAGCTTGTTGACAACAGCCATGGCTCTTCGCTGATGGATGCGTTGGAAGACCCGGACATCCCGGAAGCAGATTCTTAA
- a CDS encoding GNAT family N-acetyltransferase encodes MIRSALVEFGADRPGFAWQDPELDAMSKTYDAPGCLYFVAVEGTNVLGGAGIGPLRGVEATCELQKMYLAPSARGKGVGWRLMGSLLEQARVMGYRWMYLETLSGMVAAQQLYRAWGFLQMEHPLGQTGHGGCDCWFLKSLQGAGGLERRD; translated from the coding sequence GTGATTCGGTCGGCACTTGTTGAGTTTGGTGCTGATCGCCCTGGTTTTGCTTGGCAAGATCCAGAGCTCGATGCAATGAGCAAGACCTACGACGCCCCTGGATGTCTTTATTTCGTTGCAGTGGAGGGCACCAATGTTCTTGGCGGAGCCGGAATAGGACCCCTAAGGGGTGTGGAGGCTACTTGCGAATTGCAGAAGATGTATTTAGCTCCGTCAGCGAGAGGAAAGGGTGTTGGTTGGCGCCTAATGGGGAGCTTGTTGGAACAGGCTCGTGTGATGGGCTATCGCTGGATGTATCTCGAAACGCTTTCTGGAATGGTTGCTGCTCAACAGCTGTATCGGGCTTGGGGATTCCTCCAGATGGAACACCCTCTTGGCCAAACAGGGCATGGTGGTTGTGACTGTTGGTTTCTCAAGTCACTGCAAGGGGCTGGGGGGTTGGAGCGTCGAGATTGA
- a CDS encoding acyltransferase family protein, translating into MNILILISGYLLPNSVHKRGVRCLAKHRLPRLGIPLIIAILILNNITPLAGLAIPNSTVFAQEINTLPLNRIGPQWFLVILILLNAMYCC; encoded by the coding sequence ATGAACATCCTAATCCTGATCTCAGGCTACCTATTGCCAAATTCAGTGCATAAACGAGGGGTCAGATGCCTTGCCAAGCACCGCCTTCCTCGCCTTGGAATCCCTCTGATTATTGCAATTTTGATACTTAATAACATAACGCCTTTAGCCGGTCTCGCCATCCCAAACAGCACCGTATTTGCGCAAGAAATCAACACTCTTCCACTGAATAGAATTGGGCCTCAATGGTTTCTTGTAATACTCATTTTATTGAATGCAATGTACTGCTGCTGA
- the rpmA gene encoding 50S ribosomal protein L27 has protein sequence MAHKKGTGSTRNGRDSNSKRLGVKAYGGESVTAGSILIRQRGTSVMPGVNVGRGKDDTLFALTDGIVKFESIRRGLRNRKRITVATAAQ, from the coding sequence ATGGCCCACAAGAAAGGCACAGGCTCAACCCGTAACGGACGCGACTCCAATTCCAAGCGCCTCGGCGTGAAGGCCTACGGCGGCGAGAGCGTAACGGCTGGTTCGATTCTGATCCGCCAACGCGGCACCTCTGTCATGCCAGGCGTCAACGTTGGTCGTGGAAAGGACGACACCTTGTTTGCCTTGACCGACGGGATTGTCAAGTTTGAGTCGATCCGCCGCGGACTCCGCAATCGCAAGCGCATCACCGTTGCAACAGCAGCTCAATAG
- a CDS encoding YebC/PmpR family DNA-binding transcriptional regulator produces MAGHSKWSQIKRTKAVVDGKRGALFTRLGREITVAARNGADPNGNFQLRTAITKARSAGLPAGNIERAITKGSGQGEATSSLELIRYEGYGPEGIAVLVEAFSDNRNRTAAEVRLAFSKHGGKLGETGCVSYLFQHRSEVRLEGHCEEEPLLEALLELDAEGYVWQSDGNTMVHGGFEALEQLQQGLQDRGWSVIDWEHCWHPLALVEIQDQHLAETCQRLQEALEALDDVCSVSTNLGTAEFTEH; encoded by the coding sequence ATGGCTGGCCACAGCAAATGGTCTCAAATCAAACGCACCAAGGCGGTGGTGGATGGAAAGCGAGGTGCGCTTTTTACCAGGCTTGGTCGAGAGATCACCGTCGCAGCGCGCAACGGAGCTGACCCAAACGGCAATTTTCAACTACGAACGGCGATCACGAAAGCGCGCTCGGCAGGTCTACCAGCAGGCAACATTGAACGCGCGATAACCAAAGGATCGGGCCAAGGAGAGGCCACTTCCAGCCTGGAATTGATTCGCTACGAGGGGTATGGCCCTGAAGGCATAGCTGTCCTTGTGGAAGCATTCAGCGACAACCGAAACCGCACGGCGGCCGAGGTTCGTCTGGCCTTTAGCAAACACGGTGGAAAACTCGGAGAGACCGGATGCGTGAGTTATCTCTTTCAGCATCGCAGCGAGGTGCGACTGGAGGGACATTGCGAAGAAGAGCCTCTGCTAGAAGCCCTTCTCGAACTCGATGCAGAGGGATATGTGTGGCAAAGCGATGGCAACACCATGGTTCATGGTGGCTTCGAAGCCCTCGAACAACTTCAACAGGGGCTCCAGGATCGAGGCTGGTCCGTGATCGATTGGGAGCACTGCTGGCACCCCTTGGCGCTTGTGGAGATCCAAGACCAACACCTTGCAGAAACGTGCCAACGTTTACAAGAAGCCTTGGAGGCCCTGGATGATGTCTGCAGCGTGAGCACCAATCTTGGGACTGCCGAATTCACTGAACATTGA